In Calderihabitans maritimus, the following are encoded in one genomic region:
- a CDS encoding FtsB family cell division protein: MEPVPQIWGEKRKFSRPKRKVKYRLIFRPNLKTLIIYFLLAYLLFSFGQVHYKIRQQEAYLAQLEKQKQGLARENQKLKEQIRMLQSDAYIERIAREELGLVKPGETILLPAQPGEVIPLDKNIDKDELH; this comes from the coding sequence ATGGAACCTGTCCCCCAAATCTGGGGTGAGAAAAGAAAGTTTTCCCGGCCTAAACGTAAGGTAAAATACCGACTGATATTTCGTCCTAACCTGAAAACATTGATTATATATTTCCTTTTAGCCTATCTCTTGTTCTCTTTCGGTCAGGTGCATTATAAAATAAGACAGCAGGAAGCATATCTTGCCCAGTTGGAGAAACAAAAACAAGGCTTGGCTCGGGAGAACCAAAAATTGAAGGAGCAGATCAGAATGTTACAATCGGACGCCTACATAGAAAGAATTGCCCGCGAGGAACTGGGTTTGGTTAAGCCGGGAGAAACTATTTTGCTTCCCGCCCAACCGGGAGAGGTTATCCCTTTGGACAAAAATATTGATAAAGATGAACTCCATTAA
- a CDS encoding RNA polymerase sigma factor codes for MKVEIRGAEKLSFRERQVVVLKEMGYTNEEVAKRLKLSSSTVATLYHRARSKGYEVVIVLPGDSLGLFHDTTREDE; via the coding sequence ATGAAAGTAGAAATCCGGGGAGCCGAAAAGCTTAGTTTTAGGGAAAGACAAGTAGTGGTTTTGAAAGAAATGGGATACACTAATGAAGAAGTGGCTAAACGGTTAAAACTCAGTTCCAGCACGGTAGCAACTCTGTACCACCGGGCCAGAAGTAAAGGTTATGAAGTTGTCATTGTACTTCCCGGGGACAGTCTGGGTCTGTTCCATGATACAACTAGGGAGGATGAGTAG